A part of Branchiostoma floridae strain S238N-H82 unplaced genomic scaffold, Bfl_VNyyK Sc7u5tJ_1583, whole genome shotgun sequence genomic DNA contains:
- the LOC118408426 gene encoding uncharacterized protein LOC118408426 gives MQVEVTFCFLFQARNFVLLREETHWIITNLDAGTIDLSAYELTKVRLTSFSLVPLAQRKASVLQALAADAVTTVALGLDQSIVQGNDSQALDWDQNGTLLDQIKQVSFEGRTGWVSFNQGGSRRNVSIDVIENDGGNLTKVRPIKKSSKQF, from the exons ATGCAGGTAGAAGTGACGTTTTGCTTTCTATTCCAGGCCAGAAATTTTGTTCTGCTGCGAGAGGAAACCCACTGGATCATAACTAACCTG GACGCTGGTACGATAGACCTTTCCGCGTACGAGTTGACGAAAGTCAGGCTGACAAGCTTCAGCTTAGTGCCGCTCGCCCAGCGGAAAGCATCGGTACTGCAAGCTCTCGCTGCCGATGCCGTTACGACAGTTGCACTAGGGTTAGACCAGAGTATTGTTCAGGGGAACGACTCTCAGGCCTTGGACTGGGATCAGAACGGTACCCTGCTAGACCAAATCAAACAG GTGTCGTTTGAAGGACGGACCGGTTGGGTGTCGTTCAACCAAGGCGGCAGTAGGAGAAACGTGTCGATTGACGTCATAGAGAACGATGGTGGAAACCTTACAAAGGTAAGGCCGATAAAAAAATCAAGTAAGCAGTTTTAG
- the LOC118408418 gene encoding dehydrogenase/reductase SDR family member 11-like: protein MERWAGRVALVTGASVGIGNATARALVQHGMKVVGCARDVDKIRETAAELQQAGAAGQLYPVQCDLTVEAEIRAMFDNIEAEDGGVDVCINNAGLATQDRLLSGSMEAFRTMTEVNILAPTLCTQLAVQQMRKRGVDDGHIITLNSMSGHRVGGLAFYSMTKFATKALNDGLRMELKDMKSHIRTTCISPGRVETEFIPRIYKDDPQKARDLHAAMECLQAKDIADTVLFVLGAPPHVEVHDVLVRPTEQK from the exons ATGGAGCGTTGGGCCGGCCGTGTAGCGCTGGTGACCGGTGCGTCTGTGGGGATCGGGAACGCCACAGCCCGTGCACTGGTCCAGCATGGCATGAAGGTGGTGGGGTGTGCTCGGGACGTGGACAAGATACGG gaaactGCAGCTGAGCTGCAGCAGGCAGGTGCTGCAGGACAGCTGTATCCTGTCCAGTGTGACCTGACAGTGGAAGCTGAGATCAGAGCCATGTTTGACAACATCGAGGCTGAAGATGGCGGTGTGGACGTCTGTATCAACAACGCCGGTCTGGCCACCCAGGATCGGCTTCTGTCCGGGAGTATGGAGGCGTTCAGGACCATGACAGAA GTGAACATCCTGGCGCCTACCCTCTGTACCCAGCTGGCTGTGCAGCAGATGAGGAAGCGAGGAGTGGATGATGGACACATCATCACCTTGAACAG TATGTCTGGTCATCGCGTTGGCGGTCTCGCGTTCTATTCCATGACGAAGTTTGCTACAAAGGCTTTAAATGACGGTCTGAGGATGGAGTTAAAAGATATGAAGTCACACATCAGAACTACG TGCATTTCCCCCGGACGAGTGGAGACAGAATTCATTCCGCGCATCTATAAAGATGATCCCCAGAAGGCACGAGATCTGCACGCCGCGATGGAA TGCCTACAAGCCAAGGACATTGCTGATACAGTTCTGTTCGTGTTGGGTGCCCCGCCACACGTGGAG GTGCATGATGTGCTGGTACGGCCCACAGAGCAGAAATAG